In the Marinilabiliales bacterium genome, ATCATCTGTAACTCATAAAGAAACCTCAGTTTTTCCTCTGTTGTTCTTTCTGCCTGTTCCTGCGATTTTTTTGTGTCGGTTGTCATAGCCAGTAATGAATGGGATTTGTGTTAATTTCTGAAAAATGAACCGCAAAGTTAGGTATTTTTTTTGTAATCAGCTCATGAAATATTTCCATAGTAAACTGTTCGCTCTCATAATGTCCGATGTCAGCTATCATCATCATGCCATCAGCTTTGAAAAAATCGTGGTATTTAAAGTCCCCGGAAACAAAAACATCTGCTCCTGCTGCCCGTGCAGCATAGGTAAGCGAACTGCCGCTCCCGCCGCACACTGCGACCTTTTTTATATCATTATCCGGAAAGGCAGTATGTCTTATAGCTGCTGATTTAAGGTTTTCCTTAAGCATCGCCATAAAATCTCCGGGTTTCATGGCCCCGGCAAGATTACCGGTAATCCCCATCCCTGCCCTTTCGTACCGGTTACCAAGATGGTAAATATCGTAGGCAACCTCCTCGTAGGGATGAGCCTCCAGCATCGCAGAAACAACCTGCTTTTCCAGATATTCCGGGTAAATTGTTTCAATTCTCAGCTCCTTTTCAAAATGCAGGGAGCCTGCCCTCCCGGCATAGGGATCGGTATTCTCACTCCCCCTGAAACTA is a window encoding:
- a CDS encoding Nif3-like dinuclear metal center hexameric protein; amino-acid sequence: MKVKKVKEILRAIEDFAPLPLQESYDNSGLQVGEGEQETSGVLLCLDVTEEVVDEAVAKGAGMIVSHHPLIFGGIKKLTGDTTTGRILLKAVRKNIAIYSAHTNIDSVWGGVSSRLASKIGLAEQRILSPVSGILRKLVVFVPVKDAPAVRQAIFKAGAGQIGDYDQCSFNVTGEGSFRGSENTDPYAGRAGSLHFEKELRIETIYPEYLEKQVVSAMLEAHPYEEVAYDIYHLGNRYERAGMGITGNLAGAMKPGDFMAMLKENLKSAAIRHTAFPDNDIKKVAVCGGSGSSLTYAARAAGADVFVSGDFKYHDFFKADGMMMIADIGHYESEQFTMEIFHELITKKIPNFAVHFSEINTNPIHYWL